The genomic stretch GCGGATCGTGCCCGTCGTCAGGTAGACCACCTGCCGCGCCACGTTGACCGCCTGGTCGGCGTACCGCTCGTAGTAGCGGCCGACCAGCGCCAGGTCGATGGCGGACTCCACCCCGTACGGCCAGCCGGCCACGAGCTGCGACAACAACCGCTCCTGGGCGGCGTCGACCTCGTCGTCGTCGAGCCCGAGCTGCATCGCGGCCAACCGGTCGCGGGTGGCGAGTACGACGGCGGTCTTGTCGGCGATCCGGGCCGCCGCGTCGGCCATCTCGGTCATCACCGGGACCGCCGGTTCCGGGACCACGCCCACCGGATACCGCATCAGGACCACCTTGGCGACGTGCACCGCGAGGTCACCCATCCGCTCCAGGGCGCCGGCGATTCGCAACGCGCACACCACCAGCCGCAGGTCGGAGGCGACCGGCTGGTGCCGGACCAGCACCTGCGGAATCATCGCCTCGACCTCGGCGCGCCGCTGATCGAGCACCGGGTCGGCGGCGATCACCGCGTCGGCGGCACCCCGATCGACGCCGAGCAGGGCGGCGCTGGCACCCCGGATCGCCGCGCTGGCGTCCCGACTCATCGCGGCCAGCACGCCGGTGAGTCGGTCGAGCTGCTCGTCGTAGCTGTCCCGGCTCATCGCGCCCCTCCGTCCGTCCAGGCCGTTCCACCCGCCGGTGCACGTCACCGCCGTGCCGGGGCTGGGCCCGGCCCGGCCCGCAAAGCTACCTGCCGCGTGCATCCCGGTGCCCGGCCTCGGCCCCGAGACCGGTCAGTCGGCCAGCACGTCCAGCAGTAGTGCCGCCGTCCACCCGAAACCCGCCGAGCCGAGACCGGCTCCGGTCTCCGGGTGGAAGTACTCGTGACAACCGGCGGTCTCGGCCAGCCCGATCATCGACGCCCGCAGACCGGCGGCGAGCCGGTCCTGCCCGTGCGCCAGCAGACCGCGCCGCACCAGCCAGTCGACGTTCATCCAACTCGGACCGCGCCAGTAGCGCAGTGGCTCGAAGTCGGCGGAGGTGCGGTCGTGGCTGGGCAGCGGCCGGTCCATCCGCTCGGCCAGACCGAAGCGCGCCGAAGTGGCCTCCACCAGCACCGCCTCAACCTGCCGCGGCGGCAGATCCGGCAGGATCAGCGGAGCCAGCCCCAGCACCGTACGGGCCGGGGTCAGCCGACCGGTCCGCAGGTCGCGGGGACGGAACGTGCCGGCGACCGGGTCGTACAGCCGGTCCACCACCGCCGCGGTGATCCGGGCCGCGTGCTCCCGGTGCGGTCCCGGGTCGGCGTCGACCTCGGCTGCGATCCGGGCCAACGCGTGCTCGGCGACGCCCATCGCGGCGTTGAACAGCGGACACTCCACCAGGAACGGATGCCGGTCGGCCAGCCCCTCGTCGCGGTAACCCGCCGCCCGGTAGGCGGTGACGACGGCGACGTACCGCGCGTAGTCCAGGTCGGTGGGCCGGTGCGCGGCGGCGGCGTGCACGATGTCGGCTCGCCGGTACGCCCGCATGATCGACGCCTCGGCGGGTACCGCGGCCAACGGGTCGTCCCAGGCCGGACTGTTGTCCAGACCGGACTCCCACGGGTGTACGACGGCGGCCAGCCCGGCACCACCGACGTCCCGGTGCACGCGGAGGTAGCGTTGCTGCGCCACCAGCCGGGGATAGAGCCGGCGCAACGCGTCCCGCGCCTGCGGCGAGGGGGCCCGCTCGTAGGCGTGCCAGGCGGCCAGCGCGTGCACCGGCGGCTGGACCAGCCCCGAGGTGGCCACCGGTGGCGTTCCCTCGACCTCGGTCGAGGCCCAGAACACCGGACCCGGGAAGTACGCGCCGCCCGGCGCCGCCGGATTGAACACGATGTGCGGCACCCGGCCGTCACGCCACTGGGCGTCGAACAGGCTGGACAGCTCCGACCAGGCCCGCTCGGGGCGGACATGGGCCCAGCCGATCGCGATGAACGCCGAGTCCCAACTCCACTGGTGCGGATAGAGGGTGCGCGACGGGACGGTGTGGTCGTGCTCCCAGTTGGCGTCCAGAGTGGCCCGCGCCGCCTGCCACAGCCGGGCGTACCGCCCGTCGGCCGGGCGGGCCGCCGCCGGGCTCGGATCGGCCGACGGAACTGTCCGGTTAACCATGTGTCACATCCAGGTAGCGCTACGTTCCTCGCTAGGCTAGACGATCGTGGCATCAGCCACTGCGCACGGGGGCGCGCGAGCGACTCGACGCGAAGGAGCCCATCGATGCAGCAGGGACCCACGGGCACCGAGGGTGCTGACTACACCCAGCGGTTGCGGCGGCTCAGTGGCGCACGGTGGAAGCAACTCCTGGACGTGCAGGCGCCGTACCGGTGGAACCTGCGGCGACTCGGCCTCGGCCGCACCCTCGACGTCGGGTCCGGTCTGGGCCGCAACCTGGTCAACCTGGGGGCCGGGGCGGTCGGCGTGGACCACAACCCGACCTCGGTGGCGTACACCCGCTCGCGGGGGCTGGAGGCGTACACCACGGAGGAGTTCCTCCGCAGCGAACACGCGCGTCCGGACGCGTTCGACTCCATGCTCGCCGCGCATCTGCTCGAACACATGCCAGCCGAGCAGGCCCGCGAGGTGGTCGCGTCGTACCTGCCGTTCGTCCGCTCCGGCGGCCGGGCCGTCTTCATCACCCCGCAGGAGCGCGGGTACGACAGCGACGCGTCGCACGTCCGGTTCGTCGGCTTCGCCGAGGCGGCCGACACCTGCCGGGAGCTCGGGCTGACGATGTTGCGGCAGTACTCCTTCCCGTTCCCCCGGATCGCGGGGCGGGCGTTCACGTACAACGAGTTCGTGACCGTCGCCCGGCTGCCCTGAGGCCGCCGGATACCGTGGGGCGCATGGGCAACCCGACCCGGTGGGCCACCGAGACCGGCCCCGAGCACTCCCAGTGGTACGTCGACCGGTTCCGCCGCATGGCGGCCGACGGGGTCGACCTGGCCGGGGAGACCCGGTTGCTGGACACGCTGGTGCCGCCGGGCTCCCGGATCCTCGACGCCGGCTGCGGCACCGGTCGGGTCGGCGCCCAGCTCGCCGCCCGGGGCCACACCGTGGTCGGTGTGGACGCCGATCCGGTCCTGGTGGACGCGGCCCACGCCGACCACCCGGGGCCGCGTTGGCTGGTCGCCGACCTGACCGAGCTGGACCTGGCGGCGGCCGGTGAGCCCGAGCCCTTCGACGCGGCCGTGCTGGCCGGCAACGTGATGGCCTTCGTGGCGGCGGGCACCGAGGGCGCGGTGCTCCGACGCGTCGCCGCGCACCTGCGCCCGGACGGGGTGATGGCGGTCGGCTTCGGCACCGACCGGGGCTACCCGCTGGCCGACTTCGACGCCGACGTGGTCGGTGCCGGACTGCGCCTGGAACACCGCTTCGCGACCTGGGACCTCCGGCCGTGGCACGACGACGCCGACTTCGCCGTCACCATCCTGCGCCGCCCTCAGATGTAAGGAAGGGACCCTTCCTATGCACCAGGAGTTAGTAGGGGACCCTTCCTTACATCAGGGGGTGGCGGCCTGGCGGGCTGCCTCGGGGTCCAGGGGCGCTCCGGCGGGGATCAGATCGACCACGCCTGCGGGTAGCCGGACCGGGCGCACCTCGCCGTAGCCGAGCATGGCCGCCACGGCGGCGTCGGCCAGGACGTACCGCCGGCCGAGGTCGGTGACCAGCGAGATCGCCCCGCCGGTCGCGCCGGGCGTGGCGACCGATTCGACCACGGCCCCGCGCCCCGGTCCCACCAGCACCTGGTCGGCCACCTGGCCGGTCGGGCGGCTCTGCGGCGGCGGCGCGACGACCGGCTCCGGCAGGTCCACACCGAGCAGCAGTTCGACCGGGCCGGTGTCGTCGCCGACCCGTACGCAGAGCGTCGCGGCGTCCCCGGCGGCCAGCCGGGGCGGTACCTCCGGTGGTGCGCCGGGACCGGTCGGGGCGAGGTCGTCGAGCTGGGGCAGCGTGGCGAATCGCCCGAGGCTGATCTGGTCCGGCTCGCGCTGGCCGGTCCGGGCCAGCAACAGGGCGGCCTGCAACTCGGTGATGCCGGCCAGGCCGTCGCGCAGCACCACCGCGTACTGTCGTCCGCCGCCGGGGTTGCGCACCACCAGCACGTCGCCGACCCGCGCGCCCGAGACCTCCACGGATCGGTCGCCGAGGCCGGGCACCTGCAACGGCTTCAGGTCGGCACCGGCCGGGACGGCGTTGAGCAGGGCCGCGGCGACGGGGACGGCCCGCGCCCGGGTCACCGCCAGCGCGGCCAGCACCCGGTCGGTGTCCCGGACCAGGTGCCGTCGCTGCTGCCAGAGCAGATGCAACGCGCCGTCGGGGGCGCGCAGCAGCAGGGCGTACGCGCCGAGAGGTCGACTGCCGTCGGCGCCGGGACCGACCAGCAGCACCGACCGTGGCCGTCCGGGGCCGGACGGGGCCACGGTCGAGGAGCAGACCGTCCACGGCGCGGTAATGAGCCGTCCGGTGTCCGGCAGCGAGTCGGGTACGTCGCTGATGCCCAGCGGTACGCCACGCGGCACCCCGTCGAGCGACCGGCGTGACACCAGCACGGTCGTCGGCCGGTCCGCACCGACGATGAGCAGCGCCGAGGTGTAGTTGCGCACCGGGTGCAGCCGCTGTTCACGGTAGACGAACCGGGCTCCGGACTCCTTCTCGACGATGACGGCGGCGGTGTCCCGCCACGTCGCGCCGCCGCCGGTGAACAGGCCGTAGAGGGCGAACGCGCCCAACCCGACGACCGCCACCAGGACGCTGGCCAGGGCGGCACCGGCGAGCCGCCGCATCGGGGAGTGCGCCGGGTCGGTCTCGCGCATCACCAGTGCCGCCACCACCCGCTGGAGGGTGAACTGGTATGAGTGGAGCTGGTCCTGCCGCGACGGCATGCGATCTCCTCCGCGCGAGACGGTCGGCGCACAGGATATGCGGCGCGTCGATGTCGCGGGGACCGTGCGTCACCGCCTGCCGGCTTGCGCGTAGCATCCGGCCGGTGAGCGTACGTTTCGAGGAGTTGGCCTGGCGCCCCACCCCGCTCGGCGAGATCAGCCTGCGCCGACGCCGGGACCCCCGTCTCGACCTCGACGTGTACGAGGTCAAGCTCGACGACGAGTTCCTGATGTCGAGCCTCTTCACCGCCGGTGAGATCGCGCTGGCCCGGTTGGGTCTGGCACCGCTGTCGGGGCCCGGCCTGGACGTGGCCGTCGGTGGTCTCGGGCTCGGCTACACGGCGCGGACCGTGCTGGCCGACGACCGGGTGGGTGCGCTGCTGGTGGTGGAGGCGGTCGAGGACGTCATCGACTGGCACCGGCGCGAGTTGTTGCCGTTCGCCGCCGGGCTGGCCACCGATCCGCGTACCCGGCTGGCCCGGGCCGACTTCTTCGCCCGGGTGGCCGGCGGGGACGGCCTCGACCCCGACGCGCCCGGGCGTCGTTTCGACGCCGTCCTGCTGGACGTCGACCACTCCCCCCGGCACGTGCTGCACCCGAGCCACGCCGACTTCTACACCCCGGCGGGACGGCGCCGGTTGGCGCGGCTGCTGCACCCGGGCGGGGTGTTCGCGCTCTGGTCGGACGACCCGCCCGACCCGGGGTTCGAGGCGGTGCTGGCCGAGGTCTTCCCGACCAGCCGTGCCCACGTGGTGCGTTTCGCGAATCCACTGACCGGCGGTGAGTCGGCCAACACCGTCTATGTGGTGCAGACCTCGACCGGGCCTGACCTGGTCGAGCAGGCATGAGGCCGGGCCGAACGGGGTAGCTGACCAGGCAGGCCGCCCGGATCGTCCGGGCGACCTGCTCGGGAGGTGGAGATGCGTGCCCTGCTCTGGGTGGTCGGCGTGGTGGCCGGTGTGCTCGTCCTTCTCGGGCTGCTCCTCGAAGCGGTCCGCTGGCTCCTCATCATCGGCGTCATCGCGCTCGTCGCGGTGATCGCGCTGGCCTTCGTCAAGGGCCGGCAGTCGGCCCAGAACTATCCCAGCCGCCGCTGACCTGCGCCGTCAGACTCCGGCGGCGGCGAGGGCGGGAGTCGCCGGACGGTCGTCGGTGACATCGGTACGCCGACGTCGGTTCGGCAGGGCGAGGCGGAAGACCTTGCCCCACGCGGAGAGCACCTGTCGCGGCAGGGAGCCGGTGACGTACTTCAGGCCGTACTTGTCGAACAGCGCCCGCACCTCGGGAGCGATCTCCTGGTAGCGGTTGCTGGGCAGGTCGGGGAAGAGGTGGTGCTCGATCTGGAACGACAGGTTGCCGGTCATGATGTGCATCAGCTTGCTGCCGCTGATGTTGCCCGAGCCGAGCATCTGCCGCAGGTACCACTCGCCCCGGGTCTCCCCCTCGATCGAGGTCTTCTCGAAGGTCTCCACGCCCTGCGGGAAGTGCCCGCACATGATCACCGAGTGGCTCCACAGGTTGCGGACCAGGTTGGCGGTGAAGGTCGCGGCCATGGTGTGGAAGAACGACGGGCCGGACAGCAGTGGGTGGATCACGTAGTCCTTGAGGACCTGGCGGCGGATCTTCCGGCCGACCGCGCGGAGCCGGGCGCGGAACTCCGGGCTCTTGTGCTTGCCGTCCTTGAGGTTGTTGGCCAGGTCAAGGTCGTACGCGGCGACGCCGTACTCGAAGAAGCAGGCGTTGACGAAGTTGTAGACCGGCTGACCCAGGTAGGCCGGGTGCCAGGGCTGGTCCTCATCCACCCGCATGATGCCGTAGCCGAGGTCGTTGTCCTTGCCGACCACGTTGGTGTAGCGGTGGTGCAGCTCGTTGTGCGACTCCTTCCACTGCGACGCCGGGGTGGCGTGGTCCCACTCCCAGCTCGTCGAGTGGATCTTCGGGTCGCGCATCCAGTCCCACTGGCCGTGCAGGACGTTGTGCCCGATCTCCATGTTCTCCAGGATCTTGGCCACCGACAGCCCGGCGGTGCCGATGATCCAGGCCGGCGGGAACAGCGAGAACAGCAGCACCACCCGGCTGCCGACCTCCAGCTTGCGCTGTGTCGAGATCACCTTGCGGATGTACGCGGCGTCCCGCTCGCCCCGGGAGTTGATCACGCGCTCCCGCAGGGCGTCGAGCTCCCGGCCGAGGTTCTCGATGTCCTCGGCGCTGAGGTGCGCGATCGGGTTGTTGGCCTTCTTCTGGATCACGGTCACGGCGGCGGTTCTCCGATCAGATCTCGAGTTCGCAGGGCCCGGCCGCGGCCGACACGCAGGTCTGCACGCGTACGCCGTCGCCCGGCAGGGCGGTGGTGAGCTGTCCGTTACGCAGGTCGCGGACAGCGCCCTCGCGAAGTGGCAGCACGCAGCCGAAGCAGATGCCCATCCGGCAACCGGAGGGCATCAGCACGCCGGCGTTCTCACCGGCGTCGAGCAGCGGGGTGGTGCCGTCGGCCGCCACGGTCACCGACGAGGTGGTGAAGGTGACCGTGCCGCCGTCACCGGCGGTGATGATGGTGGGTCGGAAGCGTTCGGTGTGCAGGCGCTCGGCGTGTCCGCGAGCGGCCCAGTGCGCCTCGGCCGCGTCGAGCAGACCGAGCGGGCCGCACGCCCAGGTCCGGCGCTCCAGGTGGTCGGGGACGAGGGTGTCGAGTTCGGCGACGTCCAGCAGTCCCTCGACAGCGGTGTGCCGCTCGACCAGCCGGAGGGTGCCACGCTCGGCGAGGGCGCGCAGCTCCGGGCCGAAGACGACATCGACGGCGGTCGGCGCCGAGTGGACGAGCACCACGTCGCTGCCGTCCAGCGCACCGGAGCGGAGCATCCCGGCGACCGGGGTGATGCCGCTGCCGGCGGTGAGGAACAGCACCCGTTCCGGCGCCGGCGAGGGCAGCACGAAGTCACCGCGCGCCTGGTCGAGCTGCACCAGCGTGCCGGGGCGTACCCGCCGCACCAGGTGGTTGCTGACCACGCCGTCCGGGATCGCCTTGACGGTCACCGAGATCGGGTCGGTCCGGCGCGCGGGGGCCGAGGTCACCGAGTAGGCCCGCCACTGGCGTACGCCGTCGACGTCGACACCGAGCCGCACGTACTGGCCCGGGACGTGACCGCGCCAACTGCGTCCCGGCTGGATCAGCACGGTCGCCGCGTCCGCCGTCTCCGGGCGTACCTCGACGATCCGCCCCCGCAGATCGGCGCCGGCCCGCAGCGGGGCGACCAGATCGAGGTAGTCCCCGGGCAGTACCGGTGTGGTCACCGACTCGGCGAGTCGCCACAGGCGGCGCCGTAGGGATACCTTGGCGCCCGGTCGCGGAACAGTGGCGGTCATACGACGATGGTCGCGGCGCGCTGGGCATAAAATCTTGGCCGGCGAAGGTAAAGCGACCCATCTGTTTTGTGCGGGGAGAACAACGTGGCGGAAACCTCCGGCACCACCCATCGGGCGGCCCGCATCGAATTGGACCAACGGGTGGCCCGTGAGCTGCGCGACCGCCTGCCGCTGGTCGCCGAACGAACCGTCACCGCGATCACGGCGGAGGTGCCCAGCTACTCCGGCACCCTGACCGGACAGATGCGACACAAGATAGAGAACGCGGTGCAGATCGCGTTGGGCACGTTCCTGCAACTGCTCGAACGGTCTCACGGCGGCGACCCCAGCACACCGCTGGTCCCGGCGCTGGAGGCCGCGTACGCGCTGGGCAGCGGCGAGGCCCGGTCGGGTCGCAGCGTGGACGCGCTGCTGGCCGCGTACCGGATCGGCGCCCGGGTCTCCTGGCGGGAGCTGGCCGCCACCACCGTGGCGATCGGGTCGCCCGCCGCCGCGGTCGCCGAGTTCGCCGAGCTGATGTTCGCCTACATCGACGAACTCTCCGCAGCCAGCGTGGCCGGGCACGCCGACGAGCTGGCCAGCGTCGGCCGGGCCCGGCGGCGCAACCTGGAACGGCTGACCCAGCAGTTGCTCCTCGGCGAGCCGGAGGACGTGCTGGTGCGCAGCGCGGAGCGGGCCGACTGGCCGCTGCCGCAGACGTTGACCGTCGTGCTGCTGCCGCAGACGAAGCTGCGCGGCGCGCTGGCCCTGCTCGACGAGCGCACACTGGAGAGCAACGAGGAGCTGCCCGCCGGTGAGCCGGGCGAGGAGACCGCCGTACTGCTCGTACCGGACATGCACGGCGACCGGCGACGGCAGCTCGCCCGGGTGTTGCAGGGCCGCCGCGCCGTGCTCGGGCCGGCCCGCCCGTGGGCCCGGGCCTGCTCGTCCTACCGCCGGGTGCTGCGGGTCAGCGCCCTGGGCATCGCCCCACCCGACGACGGCGAGCCGTTGGACACCGAGCGGCACCTGGCCGAGTTGCTGCTCAGCGCCGACGGGGAGGCCCTCGCCGACCTGCGCGCCCGGGTCCTGCAACCCCTCGCCGAGCTGCCCGCCGCCACCGCTGAGCGGCTCACCGAGACACTGCGCTCCTGGCTGCTGCACCAGGGCCGACGTGACGACGTCGCCGCCGACCTCTTCGTGCACCCGCAGACCGTGCGGTACCGGATGGGTCAGCTCCGCCAGCTCTACGGTGAACGGCTCACCGATCCGCGCAGTCTGCTGGACCTCACCGTGGCGTTGGCGCTGGTGGCACCCGGCCCGCCCGCCGCGACGCCCTGAGCGCCCGTGAAAGGAAGGGTCCCCTGCTAACGCCTGGTGTATAGCAGGGGACCCTTCCTAACACATGGCGCGGCTCATTCCAGCGTGTGTGGCCCGAGCAGGCGGATCTCCTCGACGTCCAGCCGGGCCTGCAACTCGCGCAGCACCACGTCGTCGATCTCCCGGGCGTCGCGCATCCGGGTTATCTCGCGGCGCTTGTGGTCCAGCGCGGCCAGGCGCAGCCGGCGCTCCGCCTCCTGCGCGGCAGCCGTCTCGTCCTCCGGCTCGGCCTGGGCCTCGTCGAGGTGCCCCGCATACTCGTCCTGGATGCGCCGCATGGTCTCCGCGGCCGCGCCGACCCGGTCGGCGATGTCGGGCAGCGCGTCGAGGGTGACCTGGGTGGCACGGACCCGTGCCTGCCGGTTCTCGTCCTCGCGCTCCGGGTCACCGGTGAGGCCGGCCCAGGTCAGCAGCAACGGCAGCGTGGTGCCCTGCACCAGCATGGTCAGCAGGATCACCGCCGCCACGCAGAAGATGATCAGGTCGCGTTCGGGGACGTGGTCGCCGTCGATGCTCAACGGGACGGCGAGTGCCGCCGCCAGCGAGACCGCCCCCCGGAACCCGGCCCAGCCGGCGACGGTACGGATCCGCCAGGTCACCCGACGGTTACGCGAGGCCGCGCGATGGTCCAGCAAACTGGCGACGAGGGCGGTCAGGTGCAGCCAGAGCATCCGCACCACCACCAGCAGCACCGCCACCACCACCGCGATGGCAAGCGCACGCGGCAGCGACACACTGGTGACGCTGCGTACCGCCCGGGGGATCTGCATGCCGACCAGCACGAACAGTCCACCGTTGATGAGGAAGGTGGTGAGATCCCAGAACGACAACGCCAACACCCGGGACCGGGCGCGGATCACCCGGGGGCTGGCGGCGGTCAACATCAGCCCGGCGACGACCACCGCGAGTACGCCGCTCTCGTGCACGGCCTCGGCGAGGAAGAACGCCGCGAACGGGGTGAGCACACTGATCGCGCCCTCCCGCAACGGGTCGTCCAGTCGCTTACGGATCAGAATGACCACCGTGCCGACCAACAGACCGGCCGCGATACCACCGAGGAACGACAGACCCACCCGCTCCACAAGCTCGAATACGGTCGGCGCGGCACCGCCGCCGAGCAGCCCGAGCGCCACGGCGAACAGCACCAGCGCGGTACCGTCGTTGATCAGGCTCTCGGTGTGCAGCGTGGTGAGCAGGCGCCGGGGCATCCGCTTGGCCAGACCGGCGACGGCCGCGGCATCGGTCGGGGCGAGCACCGCACCGAGCACCCAGGCCACCGCCGGGTCGATGCCGAAACGCTGCACCACCAGCGACACCGCCACCATCGTGACGCCGACCAACCCGATCGCCAGCAGCGTGATGACCACGATGTTCGCCCGGACCTCGCGCAGGCTGGTGGTCAGGCTCTCCCGATAGAGGATGGCCGGCAGGAACAGCAGCAGCACGACCTCGGGGGGAAGGATGACGTGCGACAGCGGCGGCAGCAGCGCCAGCAGCGCGCCCATGCAGATGAGCAGCACCGGCGGCGCCACCCGGTAACGACCGCCGAGGGTGGTGCCGACCAGCACGGTGACGCCCAACGTGATGATCAGCAGCAGCTCGCTCACGTCGCCCCCGTTCGTCGCCCACCACATGGTGGTACGCCGAACAGCCGTCCCGGGCGGATTCAGCGAATGGCCCGGCTCGTCGCCCTTCACCGCCTGGACATTCGACGGCTGGATCTGGTTGGAGGGCTACCAGTTGGACGCCAAGGGGAATGCCGTCGAGCGACGAGCGGTATTCGTCCGCATCGCCGGTCTGAAGAAGCTCTAGACGACGGGCGACGGCGGCCATCGCGGCCTGCGGGCCCTTCGACCCGGATACCTCTTTCGGCCCCTTTCGAGCTGCACCGTTGGTGCTATCGCACCGCTGGGCACGTGCGCCATAGCCGTGGCCACAGGACGCCCACCGCGATCCGTTCACCCTCTCAGCTCGAAAGGGCCCGACCTGCTGT from Micromonospora craniellae encodes the following:
- the phoU gene encoding phosphate signaling complex protein PhoU; translation: MSRDSYDEQLDRLTGVLAAMSRDASAAIRGASAALLGVDRGAADAVIAADPVLDQRRAEVEAMIPQVLVRHQPVASDLRLVVCALRIAGALERMGDLAVHVAKVVLMRYPVGVVPEPAVPVMTEMADAAARIADKTAVVLATRDRLAAMQLGLDDDEVDAAQERLLSQLVAGWPYGVESAIDLALVGRYYERYADQAVNVARQVVYLTTGTIRL
- a CDS encoding MGH1-like glycoside hydrolase domain-containing protein; the protein is MVNRTVPSADPSPAAARPADGRYARLWQAARATLDANWEHDHTVPSRTLYPHQWSWDSAFIAIGWAHVRPERAWSELSSLFDAQWRDGRVPHIVFNPAAPGGAYFPGPVFWASTEVEGTPPVATSGLVQPPVHALAAWHAYERAPSPQARDALRRLYPRLVAQQRYLRVHRDVGGAGLAAVVHPWESGLDNSPAWDDPLAAVPAEASIMRAYRRADIVHAAAAHRPTDLDYARYVAVVTAYRAAGYRDEGLADRHPFLVECPLFNAAMGVAEHALARIAAEVDADPGPHREHAARITAAVVDRLYDPVAGTFRPRDLRTGRLTPARTVLGLAPLILPDLPPRQVEAVLVEATSARFGLAERMDRPLPSHDRTSADFEPLRYWRGPSWMNVDWLVRRGLLAHGQDRLAAGLRASMIGLAETAGCHEYFHPETGAGLGSAGFGWTAALLLDVLAD
- a CDS encoding class I SAM-dependent methyltransferase, with the protein product MQQGPTGTEGADYTQRLRRLSGARWKQLLDVQAPYRWNLRRLGLGRTLDVGSGLGRNLVNLGAGAVGVDHNPTSVAYTRSRGLEAYTTEEFLRSEHARPDAFDSMLAAHLLEHMPAEQAREVVASYLPFVRSGGRAVFITPQERGYDSDASHVRFVGFAEAADTCRELGLTMLRQYSFPFPRIAGRAFTYNEFVTVARLP
- a CDS encoding class I SAM-dependent methyltransferase, which codes for MGNPTRWATETGPEHSQWYVDRFRRMAADGVDLAGETRLLDTLVPPGSRILDAGCGTGRVGAQLAARGHTVVGVDADPVLVDAAHADHPGPRWLVADLTELDLAAAGEPEPFDAAVLAGNVMAFVAAGTEGAVLRRVAAHLRPDGVMAVGFGTDRGYPLADFDADVVGAGLRLEHRFATWDLRPWHDDADFAVTILRRPQM
- the eccB gene encoding type VII secretion protein EccB, producing MPSRQDQLHSYQFTLQRVVAALVMRETDPAHSPMRRLAGAALASVLVAVVGLGAFALYGLFTGGGATWRDTAAVIVEKESGARFVYREQRLHPVRNYTSALLIVGADRPTTVLVSRRSLDGVPRGVPLGISDVPDSLPDTGRLITAPWTVCSSTVAPSGPGRPRSVLLVGPGADGSRPLGAYALLLRAPDGALHLLWQQRRHLVRDTDRVLAALAVTRARAVPVAAALLNAVPAGADLKPLQVPGLGDRSVEVSGARVGDVLVVRNPGGGRQYAVVLRDGLAGITELQAALLLARTGQREPDQISLGRFATLPQLDDLAPTGPGAPPEVPPRLAAGDAATLCVRVGDDTGPVELLLGVDLPEPVVAPPPQSRPTGQVADQVLVGPGRGAVVESVATPGATGGAISLVTDLGRRYVLADAAVAAMLGYGEVRPVRLPAGVVDLIPAGAPLDPEAARQAATP
- a CDS encoding polyamine aminopropyltransferase — encoded protein: MSVRFEELAWRPTPLGEISLRRRRDPRLDLDVYEVKLDDEFLMSSLFTAGEIALARLGLAPLSGPGLDVAVGGLGLGYTARTVLADDRVGALLVVEAVEDVIDWHRRELLPFAAGLATDPRTRLARADFFARVAGGDGLDPDAPGRRFDAVLLDVDHSPRHVLHPSHADFYTPAGRRRLARLLHPGGVFALWSDDPPDPGFEAVLAEVFPTSRAHVVRFANPLTGGESANTVYVVQTSTGPDLVEQA
- a CDS encoding fatty acid desaturase family protein; translated protein: MTVIQKKANNPIAHLSAEDIENLGRELDALRERVINSRGERDAAYIRKVISTQRKLEVGSRVVLLFSLFPPAWIIGTAGLSVAKILENMEIGHNVLHGQWDWMRDPKIHSTSWEWDHATPASQWKESHNELHHRYTNVVGKDNDLGYGIMRVDEDQPWHPAYLGQPVYNFVNACFFEYGVAAYDLDLANNLKDGKHKSPEFRARLRAVGRKIRRQVLKDYVIHPLLSGPSFFHTMAATFTANLVRNLWSHSVIMCGHFPQGVETFEKTSIEGETRGEWYLRQMLGSGNISGSKLMHIMTGNLSFQIEHHLFPDLPSNRYQEIAPEVRALFDKYGLKYVTGSLPRQVLSAWGKVFRLALPNRRRRTDVTDDRPATPALAAAGV
- a CDS encoding ferredoxin reductase is translated as MTATVPRPGAKVSLRRRLWRLAESVTTPVLPGDYLDLVAPLRAGADLRGRIVEVRPETADAATVLIQPGRSWRGHVPGQYVRLGVDVDGVRQWRAYSVTSAPARRTDPISVTVKAIPDGVVSNHLVRRVRPGTLVQLDQARGDFVLPSPAPERVLFLTAGSGITPVAGMLRSGALDGSDVVLVHSAPTAVDVVFGPELRALAERGTLRLVERHTAVEGLLDVAELDTLVPDHLERRTWACGPLGLLDAAEAHWAARGHAERLHTERFRPTIITAGDGGTVTFTTSSVTVAADGTTPLLDAGENAGVLMPSGCRMGICFGCVLPLREGAVRDLRNGQLTTALPGDGVRVQTCVSAAAGPCELEI
- a CDS encoding PucR family transcriptional regulator; amino-acid sequence: MAETSGTTHRAARIELDQRVARELRDRLPLVAERTVTAITAEVPSYSGTLTGQMRHKIENAVQIALGTFLQLLERSHGGDPSTPLVPALEAAYALGSGEARSGRSVDALLAAYRIGARVSWRELAATTVAIGSPAAAVAEFAELMFAYIDELSAASVAGHADELASVGRARRRNLERLTQQLLLGEPEDVLVRSAERADWPLPQTLTVVLLPQTKLRGALALLDERTLESNEELPAGEPGEETAVLLVPDMHGDRRRQLARVLQGRRAVLGPARPWARACSSYRRVLRVSALGIAPPDDGEPLDTERHLAELLLSADGEALADLRARVLQPLAELPAATAERLTETLRSWLLHQGRRDDVAADLFVHPQTVRYRMGQLRQLYGERLTDPRSLLDLTVALALVAPGPPAATP
- a CDS encoding Na+/H+ antiporter, coding for MSELLLIITLGVTVLVGTTLGGRYRVAPPVLLICMGALLALLPPLSHVILPPEVVLLLFLPAILYRESLTTSLREVRANIVVITLLAIGLVGVTMVAVSLVVQRFGIDPAVAWVLGAVLAPTDAAAVAGLAKRMPRRLLTTLHTESLINDGTALVLFAVALGLLGGGAAPTVFELVERVGLSFLGGIAAGLLVGTVVILIRKRLDDPLREGAISVLTPFAAFFLAEAVHESGVLAVVVAGLMLTAASPRVIRARSRVLALSFWDLTTFLINGGLFVLVGMQIPRAVRSVTSVSLPRALAIAVVVAVLLVVVRMLWLHLTALVASLLDHRAASRNRRVTWRIRTVAGWAGFRGAVSLAAALAVPLSIDGDHVPERDLIIFCVAAVILLTMLVQGTTLPLLLTWAGLTGDPEREDENRQARVRATQVTLDALPDIADRVGAAAETMRRIQDEYAGHLDEAQAEPEDETAAAQEAERRLRLAALDHKRREITRMRDAREIDDVVLRELQARLDVEEIRLLGPHTLE